Genomic window (Rosa chinensis cultivar Old Blush chromosome 6, RchiOBHm-V2, whole genome shotgun sequence):
GCGCGCCATGAATGACCCAAATAAACACATTCTGACGGCACACATGAGATGTGCGCCATAAATGACAACCTTTTATGGCGCTTTATCAAATGTGCGCCATAAAATGTGCGGCGTAAAAGACTGATTTTGCTGTAGTGACACCCTGGTCCAGTAAAATTAACCAAGTAGAGAAAGGTCACCTTCAATCCACACAAATCTTACAGGCTCGATCATCGAATCTAAATTCACCGTTAACAACTATATATTGCACATGCCAATTATATATCcagctagttttttttttctttccttttatttccacCGAAAGCCCTAAGAAATTCACTATGCATGCAGTAGCATGCATTTAGCATAAACATCTCTAGGAAACATAAATAACACTGACTACAGATAGAGTCTTAATTATTTAACCCAAATTAATAATACAGTGGTGTATGGTTGAGCGAGTGCTGCTAGAGAACTGTCTGCACTGGATACGAATGAATGCAATCTTCCCAAGGGCTACTAGGAGAAGGTTTCACTTTCTGGAGAGACACCCAGACTACGCTGTTACACTTGAATCCGCTTCCGAGCGCAATCTGCCACACACGGTTCCCCTTTTGTATCCTCCCTTTTGCCTCGGTGTAAGCCAACTCATACCAAATCGAGCTGGAGGAGGTGTTACCAAACCTATGGAGTGTCATTCGTGACGCCTCAACATGAACTGGTAGAAGCTGCAAATTCTTCTCAAGCTCATTAATCACAGTCCTTCGACCAGAATGGATGCAGAAATGATCGAAAACGAGTTTGAAATTCGGGATGTAAGCCTTGAATTTCGTATTGAACAACTTGTCTGCAAGCAAAGTAGcaaagaagagaagttggtcgCTTATAGGTAGGATAAGAGGACCGAGCAAAGCTGTGATATTAGTCTTGAGTGCTACACTAGTAATCGACATGAGCTCCTTCGACAACGAAACCCCAGGTTTACTGGCATCGTCCTCCTCTTGATAAGCACACCTATATGCCTTATCATTAGAGCCTATATGAGTCCTCACGATATGCACAAGCTTGTACTTAGCCCTACACCTATCAGATAACTTGTTCGAGAGCAAAACCGCAGACCCACCCACACGAAACAAACAATTTTGTACCAACATGGATTTCTTGTTCCCAAGGTACCAATTTTGAGTAATATTCTCAGTGCTGACAACAACTGCATATGTGTTCTTTTGAACTTGCAACAGGTCCTTAGCAAGATCTACAGCTATAACTCCAGCACTACATCCCATACCTCCCAAATTATAACTCTTAATACTTCCCCTCAATTTGTACTTATTAACAATCATAGAAGATAATGAAGGAGTTGGATTAAACAGACTACAATTCATAACAAGAATCCCAATGTCCTTAGGATTGACATTAGTATTTGCAAATAGATTATCCAACGCTCCAAAAATCACCTGCTCCGCCTCCTCACGCGCCGCCGCCATTGACAACCTCGACAGAATGGAATGCATTGCTTCAGGGAGATAGGTCTCCTCTCCAAGGCCAGACTGCTCAAGAATCTTGTGCTGAAACTCGAGCGAGGACTCATCAAAGGCCCCAGTCAATCTGGAGTGATTAATAAACTTCTGGTATTTCACTTTCAAATTGTTAGGGGGCTTATGGCACGAGTAGTCTACGAGGTAAACGGATCTGGGTTGAGTCATAATGTAAATGGTGGAAGTCAAAACAAGAATAGCAAAGCTAGTGATGACACTAACCATATTGTAATGGAGTTGGAGTCGGAGCTGATGGATGTGATCTAGATTCATTGGAGAGGCTTCAATTACAATGACTGCTATTATAGGAATTAACAAGAGTTTCAAGAGGTTGGCTGTCAAGAAATGGGAAGCCAACTTCACATACTTCATGTTGACACTGTTTGGGAAATCTTACAGCAACTCTGATGGACTTAAACATTCTGAACTCCTGCATTGTCAATATATAGAGTTATAGATTGAGAGCTCATGATCGATTTCTAAAAATAGGCAATGATTGGGTGTCATGTCAGTaagcaaatacaaattttattttcaattccacataatatatctttcCATATCATAATCTTACAACAACAACTTTACCtttttataatttcttttagaTTTTTAGGGTTGAATTAATGAcattaataaatttaattaggtgacgagaaaaaaatatattgcaAGTTAATAGCAACCATTAAttgtttttcttcatttaattaaatttttcctgtaatttttctttccaaataccattaatatattgatgggtgcggctattgtcaccctaccattttctttgttcaccttacttgctcattacaccctacattttaatttcagtcattaaatttacttatttaacccatttctctttccaagaatatccttatatgacatattcaattaaaaaataaatatttttaatgaaaatatctcatttaatttatactcataaaaaattaaaatttattaaagtttcctaataaatcataatttgatttactcctatttttaaaaatttttctttcaatttcaatgttctctatttcaatctatgtcaaaagattagtaaatttacaactatgatcaataaagaagagattgattttttcttcttcttgttttaaatttttactttcggtgttcacaaagaatattgcaaagattttgataaagttaaaGGTaattgttttgtgaattgaataacgaattaatgatgatgaggcaacaaaaagacaaaaaaatagtaataaattcaaatttgggtgaaaaagataaagattaatgttatccaatgagaaattatgtagtctttatatttaattaattacttatatatttatttttttcttacaaatttggattttagaaaattagtgtacttattagtcattctgcacttgggtaatatagtctttcaataattcaaatgtttgcagggtgaactaagaaaatagtagggtggcaataacTGCACCCTATATTGATTTAGGTGACAAGAAATAgacattaacttttctttccaaataaaTTAATTCCATCCAAAAAAAtttagcattaataaattgaagagaaattttattcacacattgCTAAATGATAGATACACATCTCTATGTTGGGTTTGTGGTGCGTGATGAATATGGCAGTATGGTTACTGGTGGAGGGCGGCCTTTGGTTGGTTTAATTTCGCAAGAACATGTAGAGGTtttgcactatgccaaaaaacttatcagacgacagacagaaactgttgtctgatttggagtgccaccgaTGTAGAGCGAGCCgctgtctgttgaaaattcagacaacggtggaacacagttgtctgataaacacacagacaacgggtatgtgttataactattgtgtgatggctcggcagatgccatgcGCAGCAGCTGCGgtgctgccttcagacaacagaacttgTTTAAGTCCGTTGTTTGTTAAGCTTTTCAGACAACGGAGCTCTAgtgttttctgttgtgtgagagttAATTAGAagactttattttttcaaagaaCCATTGTCTGATGTATGagaatctgttgtatgatcattTAAACATCCATTTACCTAATGAACAATAGTGatcaaatggaaataaaatttgatgcaaaccatcaaatgaactAGCAATACTTTAACccatactttaaacttcaaaacacattggatccaccaagatatatacaTTCGTATTAGTCATTATTCCACAAAGTCATGAATCAGTGACAATTTATTGTCTTACATTGCATCAGAGACAAAAACATAAGTGTGCTAGAAATGGATACAGTGATGATTGGACTATTTATGATTGCTTGCCCACTTCGCCCACTACTAATGCTTGCTCTGTTgcccctcttttctttcttctacttcTGCCACCACTGATGTAATATGCCTGTTCCTGCTGctcctctcttctttcttctacttctGCCACCACTGATGTAATGTTAGTTAACAAGCCAAGGGAAGGAAACCTTTAAAAAATTGACTTGAGAGAATAAATTAACTTCTCTGCAATTGAATAATCTACAaccacaaacaaaaaacaacaactCATTTCAAGAGGCAGCATGCAATATTCCCACATCAAAAGCCAGACTACGCATGAGTTGCTACATATAAGAAgttgcagaaaaagaaaaaagaaaaagacttgcATCTACATCGATTCACCACAGCACAAATAATTTTCAACATTTGATTCA
Coding sequences:
- the LOC112174779 gene encoding 3-ketoacyl-CoA synthase 4 → MKYVKLASHFLTANLLKLLLIPIIAVIVIEASPMNLDHIHQLRLQLHYNMVSVITSFAILVLTSTIYIMTQPRSVYLVDYSCHKPPNNLKVKYQKFINHSRLTGAFDESSLEFQHKILEQSGLGEETYLPEAMHSILSRLSMAAAREEAEQVIFGALDNLFANTNVNPKDIGILVMNCSLFNPTPSLSSMIVNKYKLRGSIKSYNLGGMGCSAGVIAVDLAKDLLQVQKNTYAVVVSTENITQNWYLGNKKSMLVQNCLFRVGGSAVLLSNKLSDRCRAKYKLVHIVRTHIGSNDKAYRCAYQEEDDASKPGVSLSKELMSITSVALKTNITALLGPLILPISDQLLFFATLLADKLFNTKFKAYIPNFKLVFDHFCIHSGRRTVINELEKNLQLLPVHVEASRMTLHRFGNTSSSSIWYELAYTEAKGRIQKGNRVWQIALGSGFKCNSVVWVSLQKVKPSPSSPWEDCIHSYPVQTVL